In Corynebacterium afermentans subsp. afermentans, a genomic segment contains:
- a CDS encoding YPDG domain-containing protein, protein MKKNYIARRRGTSVAAAALSLALVAPAVQTVAAPQVGPAAYAQTSGTVAATPVTDPTKLIEADGIANGYVTKLIDMTNAFATLSGSVGLKETSASSSLDGTMGINDATVYMQFKDVDGTISPIYTTKSHQLGGDAGTYVFDLRAKDEDGNVLSHPDSPVSGGEYSFVDANGKPHVFRAVRGQEYRIWVDSPLKNEETGNDLGYVRQAGGGVPGAWVPALKGTANGAFFLRGTNMQRTGVFLEERAPSVSENSYMVSPEFSMDDKGWHKPEGKEAPRYSYFGRVWADAEGGPDRDETGPLYQWDGDQPIEGAKVYASVLSDDGIAEYDRLAIGDMPYREQAAATKAMIENMRANGKEPILKTVGAETDAEGRYTIRMGDDVDDRMKNYTYIWAENDGKVLNSFGGFPTPVFQKVNGNAGENPNWGGAVGIPSYTNQRWYNINFAEVQADIANLDIVNYDSYLNPADLPESINNLEPAKVKLTGALPFSGDNKIRWIGPDGKQIGEDCAVDTLADAANCSLAPEDFKNPGTYVAQLVNAYDVVVGQDSFLALDKVRQNGDFEPQYEDATAPAGEKTTVEAPKDKDGKEIPEGTTFEPTGQVTDPEGNKVDKPEWITVNPDGSIVVEPPEDAKPGDYTIPVVVTYPDGSRETIEAKVTVLAPVEKDKDKFEPGYEDGNGKPGDDVTVPAPEFKDKDGNPAEAPEDTTFKPGENAPDGVTVDPDTGEVTVTVPEDAKPDDKITVPVEVTYPDGSKDNVDVTVTVEEPEAPAPTPEDKDSEKFEPGYEDGNGKPGDDVTVPAPEFKDKDGNPAEAPEDTTFKPGENAPDGVTVDPDTGEVTVTVPEDAKPDDKITVPVEVTYPDGSKDNVDVTVTVEEPEAPAPADPEDKDSDGDGLTDAKEKELGTDPNKADTDGDGINDGDEVSGEGNKFDGKPTDPLNPDTDGDGISDGDEVNRKDKDGNPAPTDPNKADTDGDGINDGDEEKDGTNPLEKDSDGDGLTDAKEKELGTDPNKADTDGDGINDGDEVSGEGNNFDGKPTDPLNPDTDGDGISDGDEVNRKDKDGNPAPTDPNKADTDGDGINDGDEEKDGTNPLEKDSDGDGLTDAKEKELGTDPNKADTDGDGINDGDEVSGEGNNFDGKPTDPLNPDTDGDGISDGDEVNRKDKDGNPAPTDPNNPDTDGDGISDGDEEKDGTDPLTPEKGDVQDKAPTVQPIKPGDKTITGTDDRPNSKIIVELPGGKKVEATTDKDGKWSVKVPAGVELEPGQNIKVSDAAGNETTAKVGIDTGKCVATSLGFGLPLLALIPLGLATQMEIPGLSNVVADANAQLQAANTQIQQQLGLFNPEIAAQVDAANKQLAQFGADLGTVAAGLALIAAGILVGTLIYDNCSPEGGSSVKDLELKGSSGKTYAGSSKKDEKGSKASEKGAESGSSKKDQKQADKKDADKAGEKAADKK, encoded by the coding sequence ATGAAGAAGAACTACATCGCTCGTCGCCGCGGCACGTCCGTGGCTGCGGCGGCCCTGTCGCTTGCGTTGGTCGCGCCTGCTGTCCAGACGGTTGCGGCCCCGCAGGTTGGTCCGGCAGCTTATGCACAAACTTCGGGCACGGTTGCTGCTACTCCGGTAACGGATCCGACCAAGCTGATTGAAGCGGATGGTATCGCCAACGGTTATGTCACGAAGCTAATCGATATGACGAACGCTTTCGCAACGCTGTCTGGTTCCGTCGGCCTGAAAGAAACCAGTGCGTCGAGTTCCCTCGATGGAACCATGGGTATCAATGACGCCACGGTGTACATGCAGTTCAAGGATGTTGATGGCACGATTTCGCCGATCTACACCACGAAGTCCCACCAGCTTGGCGGCGATGCCGGTACGTACGTTTTCGATCTTCGTGCGAAGGATGAGGATGGCAATGTGCTTTCCCACCCGGACAGCCCTGTGTCGGGCGGCGAGTACTCCTTCGTCGATGCTAACGGTAAACCTCACGTCTTCCGCGCTGTGCGCGGTCAGGAGTACCGCATTTGGGTCGATTCCCCGCTGAAGAATGAGGAAACGGGCAACGACCTGGGTTACGTTCGCCAGGCTGGTGGCGGCGTCCCAGGCGCTTGGGTACCGGCCCTGAAGGGCACCGCAAACGGTGCTTTCTTCTTGCGGGGCACCAACATGCAGCGCACGGGTGTGTTCTTGGAGGAGCGTGCGCCGAGCGTTTCGGAAAACTCCTACATGGTGAGCCCGGAGTTTTCCATGGATGATAAAGGCTGGCATAAGCCTGAAGGAAAGGAAGCGCCACGCTACTCCTACTTCGGCAGGGTTTGGGCCGATGCGGAAGGTGGCCCGGACCGTGACGAGACCGGCCCGCTTTACCAGTGGGACGGCGATCAGCCGATTGAGGGTGCGAAGGTCTATGCCTCGGTTCTTTCCGACGATGGTATCGCTGAATACGATCGTTTGGCGATTGGTGATATGCCGTACCGTGAGCAGGCTGCCGCTACCAAGGCCATGATTGAAAACATGCGGGCGAACGGCAAGGAGCCGATCCTCAAGACCGTCGGCGCTGAAACCGATGCGGAAGGCCGATACACCATCCGTATGGGTGACGATGTCGACGACCGCATGAAGAACTACACCTACATTTGGGCTGAGAATGATGGCAAGGTTCTCAACTCCTTCGGTGGCTTCCCGACGCCGGTCTTCCAGAAGGTGAACGGCAATGCGGGTGAGAACCCGAACTGGGGCGGTGCAGTCGGTATTCCGAGCTACACTAACCAGCGTTGGTACAACATCAACTTTGCTGAGGTTCAGGCCGACATCGCTAACTTGGATATCGTTAATTACGATTCCTACCTCAACCCGGCAGATCTTCCGGAAAGTATCAATAATCTTGAGCCGGCGAAGGTCAAGTTGACGGGTGCGCTGCCGTTTTCTGGTGATAACAAGATCCGTTGGATCGGTCCGGATGGAAAGCAGATTGGCGAAGATTGCGCGGTCGATACCCTGGCGGACGCTGCTAACTGCTCTCTGGCTCCCGAAGATTTCAAGAACCCGGGCACGTACGTCGCGCAGCTGGTCAATGCGTACGACGTCGTCGTTGGTCAGGACTCCTTCCTCGCGTTGGACAAGGTTCGCCAGAACGGTGACTTTGAGCCGCAGTATGAGGACGCTACTGCTCCTGCCGGTGAGAAGACCACCGTGGAAGCACCGAAGGACAAAGATGGCAAGGAGATTCCGGAGGGCACCACTTTCGAGCCGACCGGTCAGGTGACTGATCCGGAGGGCAACAAGGTCGACAAGCCCGAGTGGATCACGGTTAATCCAGATGGTTCGATCGTGGTTGAACCGCCGGAGGATGCGAAGCCTGGCGACTACACCATCCCAGTCGTGGTGACCTACCCGGATGGTTCCCGCGAGACCATCGAGGCCAAGGTCACCGTGCTGGCTCCGGTTGAGAAAGATAAGGACAAGTTCGAGCCGGGGTACGAGGACGGCAACGGTAAGCCGGGCGATGATGTGACGGTTCCGGCGCCGGAGTTCAAGGACAAGGATGGTAACCCGGCCGAGGCGCCTGAGGACACCACGTTCAAGCCGGGTGAGAATGCTCCGGATGGTGTGACGGTTGATCCGGACACTGGTGAGGTCACCGTGACTGTGCCGGAGGATGCGAAGCCGGATGACAAGATCACTGTTCCGGTTGAGGTGACCTACCCGGATGGTTCGAAGGACAATGTTGACGTCACTGTCACTGTTGAGGAGCCTGAAGCTCCGGCTCCGACTCCGGAGGACAAGGACAGCGAGAAGTTCGAGCCGGGGTACGAGGACGGCAACGGTAAGCCGGGCGATGATGTGACGGTTCCGGCGCCGGAGTTCAAGGACAAGGATGGTAACCCGGCCGAGGCGCCTGAGGACACCACGTTCAAGCCGGGTGAGAATGCTCCGGATGGTGTGACGGTTGATCCGGACACTGGTGAGGTCACCGTGACTGTGCCGGAGGATGCGAAGCCGGATGACAAGATCACTGTTCCGGTTGAGGTGACCTACCCGGATGGTTCGAAGGACAATGTTGACGTCACTGTCACTGTTGAGGAGCCTGAAGCTCCGGCTCCGGCGGACCCTGAGGACAAGGATTCCGATGGCGACGGTTTGACCGACGCCAAGGAAAAGGAGCTCGGCACCGATCCGAACAAGGCCGATACCGACGGTGACGGCATCAACGATGGTGACGAGGTTTCCGGTGAGGGCAACAAGTTCGACGGTAAGCCGACCGATCCGCTGAACCCGGACACCGACGGTGACGGCATCTCCGATGGTGACGAGGTCAACCGTAAGGACAAGGACGGCAACCCGGCTCCGACCGATCCGAACAAGGCCGATACCGACGGTGACGGCATCAACGACGGTGACGAGGAGAAGGACGGTACTAACCCGCTGGAGAAGGATTCCGATGGCGATGGCTTGACCGACGCCAAGGAAAAGGAGCTCGGCACCGATCCGAACAAGGCCGATACCGACGGTGACGGCATCAACGATGGTGACGAGGTTTCCGGTGAGGGCAACAACTTCGACGGTAAGCCGACCGATCCGCTGAACCCGGACACCGACGGTGACGGCATCTCCGATGGTGACGAGGTCAACCGTAAGGACAAGGACGGCAACCCGGCTCCGACCGATCCGAACAAGGCCGATACCGACGGTGACGGCATCAACGACGGTGACGAGGAGAAGGACGGTACTAACCCGCTGGAGAAGGATTCCGATGGCGATGGCTTGACCGACGCCAAGGAGAAGGAGCTCGGCACCGATCCGAACAAGGCCGATACCGACGGTGACGGCATCAACGATGGTGACGAGGTTTCCGGTGAGGGCAACAACTTCGACGGTAAGCCGACCGATCCGCTGAACCCGGACACCGATGGTGACGGCATCTCCGATGGTGACGAGGTCAACCGTAAGGACAAGGACGGCAACCCGGCCCCGACCGATCCCAATAACCCGGACACCGACGGTGACGGCATCAGCGACGGTGACGAGGAGAAGGACGGCACTGATCCGCTGACCCCGGAAAAGGGCGATGTCCAGGACAAGGCTCCGACGGTTCAGCCGATCAAGCCGGGTGATAAGACGATTACCGGTACGGACGATCGTCCGAACTCGAAGATCATCGTTGAGCTGCCGGGCGGCAAGAAGGTCGAGGCCACGACCGATAAGGATGGTAAGTGGTCTGTGAAGGTGCCGGCTGGTGTTGAGCTTGAGCCGGGTCAGAACATCAAGGTGTCTGATGCTGCGGGTAATGAGACCACCGCCAAGGTGGGTATCGACACCGGTAAGTGTGTTGCTACCTCCCTCGGCTTCGGTTTGCCGTTGCTGGCGCTGATTCCGTTGGGTCTGGCTACCCAGATGGAGATTCCGGGTCTGTCCAACGTTGTGGCTGATGCGAATGCGCAGCTGCAGGCGGCGAACACGCAGATTCAGCAGCAGCTGGGTCTGTTCAATCCGGAGATTGCCGCGCAGGTTGATGCTGCGAATAAGCAGCTGGCGCAGTTCGGCGCAGATCTTGGCACCGTTGCCGCTGGTCTGGCGTTGATTGCGGCTGGCATCTTGGTTGGCACGTTGATCTACGACAACTGCTCCCCGGAGGGCGGTAGCTCTGTGAAGGATCTGGAGCTGAAGGGTTCTTCCGGTAAGACCTACGCTGGTTCTTCGAAGAAGGACGAGAAGGGTAGCAAGGCGTCTGAGAAGGGTGCTGAGTCTGGTTCTTCGAAGAAGGATCAGAAGCAGGCTGATAAGAAGGATGCCGATAAGGCTGGCGAGAAGGCTGCTGACAAGAAGTAG
- a CDS encoding putative Ig domain-containing protein gives MKKNYIARRRGTSVAAAALSFALVAPFAQSVAVAQETPAAVADVSTDAETLDESGAIVADAIANGYIRSATGMTNAKSALSGRAFIDDGYGFSPTDGGQQAVPDGTKVYMQWIDKDGAVSPVYVAQTTSELGGGNANQAGPGAYAFDLRKPWIDHHGKAHTYTASTNQYYKLWINPFEDERNGFTVYPFRQVGGFFPGVFRNSMGADQQGAWNTIGTNMQRTAVLMQADRDVPYMHKPKSEWINDETPTVPRQATNPAMTGHVGGKVWHETTDARVNGPNDTRDVPASGMYVVMSVLTKAGAGAYAETVDTLPEAQKLAAAKKLLEEHPEYIAATVRSEVGEDGYYSVKFPGGTLTDDTKQYLYAHVENADGEIPSGYSAWRVPLFNSPKNNGTRNPAPIAAENPVQNPMWYNVNFALVPRHDVSLDITNLNMTDMPARIGDTAELNVTGPFPVTPNKIVWKKNNGEVVKTCDINSEAEANACELTVPEDAANGDLYTAEFVTGDDTVLAADSFTVVVPVVMPFGSVYDEYDEFDALADLPEEPNNKVKNSETTYKAEGLPEGLEFDSETGMISGTPEKAGTSEATITRTVKVKTTVDQPIFDEDGNPVYVDPEAPENERVVKTKSVEIEEDRTDSVTLVATITDTPMEAGFVDAEYEHDVKPTGFENHPLKLKVKEDSLSVDQATLPAGLTFEAATGKVTGTPTEEVAADEQNPNVTVTYTLVDSKGEEYEVTDRVPLKVTTAVADTVEPEYKDKLVVPGKETKSSPSFTDKDGKDVEVPADSKFKIPDDFTAPEGYTVDINEDTGEITVTAPEKPTGDTVEEFDVPVTVTYPDGSVDDKVSARFVLSPLANDVHVHPIVDAIVTKGQALKPIEVQVDGRGAEGAEVTVTGLPDGVTFNEDTQTIEGTPTQLGESEVTVTATNGESSESKKFNIRVIAADVDDMDGDGVKDTDEAEDGTDPKNPDSDGDGLTDGEEKELGTDPNNPDTDGDGVKDGEEAKDGTDPNNSDSDGDGLTDGEEKELGTDPNNPDTDGDGVSDKEEQDNGTDPKNPDSDGDGLTDGEEKELGTDPNNPDTDGDGVNDGDEVNDGTDPKNKDTDGDGLTDGEEKELGTDPTKKDTDGDGINDGDEVSGDGNKYDGKPTDPTEADTDGDGINDGDEVNRVDEDGNPAPTDPNNPDTDGDGVTDGQEKIDGTDPLDEDDYRGNRNDDDRDGLTNNEEKDGSKNPWGEPTENEDGTVTSNPKDEGETNGAPTDPDNADSDEDGVDDGQEIIDGTDPNNPDTDGDGISDGDEKKDGTNPLEKDSDGDGLTDAEEKELGTDPNKADTDGDGINDGDEVSGDGNKFDGKPTDPTKADSDGDGISDGDEVNRVDEDGNPAPTNPNNPDTDGDGVNDGQEKIDGTDPLDPDDYRGNKDDDDRDGLTNNEEKDGSKNPWGEPTENEDGTLTSNPKGEGEDNGAPTDPDNADSDKDGVNDGQEIIDGTDPNNPDTDGDGISDGEEKADGTNPLEKDSDGDGLTDAEEKELGTDPNKADTDGDGINDGDEVSGEGNKFDGKPTDPTKADSDGDGISDGDEVNRVDEDGNPAPTNPNNPDTDGDGVNDGQEKIDGTDPLDKDDYRGKDSDRDGLTDKEEKDGSLNPWGKPTKNEDGTFTSNPKKDGEENGAPTDPNKSDSDGDGLTDGQEIERGTDPNNPDTDGDGVNDGHEISEGTDALDKNSFPKELENGHGIIRIDGSFNGTVGKAIDPITVSAIGVKPELTGGKLPDGLTFKDGKITGTPTKAGTFKVAFTTKDEEGKVIDTREVTFKISEAAKPAEPREVNEKCLATSLGFGLPLLALIPVGLATQVELPGLSNMVGDVNAQLQNVNTQMQQQLGLFNPEVAVQVDAINKQLAQYGTDFGTVAGALALIAAGILAGTIIYDACAPEGSQSSVNELRLEGSSGKTYAGSSKKEEKAVKQGSSEKK, from the coding sequence GTGAAGAAGAACTACATCGCTCGCCGCCGTGGCACCTCCGTTGCCGCAGCCGCGCTGTCGTTTGCGCTGGTAGCGCCGTTCGCGCAGTCGGTAGCAGTCGCTCAGGAGACTCCTGCTGCGGTTGCTGATGTCAGCACTGACGCCGAGACCTTGGATGAAAGCGGTGCAATAGTCGCCGACGCCATTGCAAACGGCTACATCAGGTCTGCAACGGGTATGACCAATGCGAAGTCCGCGCTTTCGGGCCGTGCATTTATTGACGATGGCTACGGATTTTCTCCGACGGATGGTGGCCAGCAGGCCGTGCCGGACGGCACGAAGGTCTACATGCAGTGGATCGATAAAGACGGTGCTGTTTCGCCGGTGTATGTTGCACAGACTACAAGCGAATTGGGCGGCGGCAATGCTAACCAGGCTGGTCCTGGTGCCTACGCGTTTGATCTGCGCAAGCCATGGATCGATCATCACGGCAAGGCGCACACCTACACGGCTTCGACGAACCAGTACTACAAGCTGTGGATCAACCCGTTCGAGGATGAGCGTAACGGATTTACCGTGTACCCGTTCCGCCAGGTTGGTGGTTTCTTCCCGGGTGTGTTCCGCAACTCCATGGGTGCTGATCAGCAGGGCGCTTGGAACACGATCGGTACGAATATGCAGCGCACTGCCGTGTTGATGCAGGCTGATCGTGATGTGCCGTACATGCACAAGCCGAAGTCCGAGTGGATCAACGACGAGACGCCGACGGTGCCGCGCCAGGCAACTAACCCGGCGATGACGGGCCATGTTGGTGGCAAAGTCTGGCACGAGACGACGGATGCTCGCGTCAACGGACCGAACGATACCCGCGATGTTCCTGCCTCCGGTATGTATGTGGTCATGAGCGTGCTGACCAAGGCAGGCGCCGGTGCGTATGCTGAGACCGTGGATACGCTCCCTGAAGCGCAGAAGCTTGCTGCTGCAAAGAAGCTGCTGGAGGAGCACCCGGAGTACATTGCGGCCACTGTGCGTTCTGAAGTCGGCGAGGATGGCTACTACTCTGTGAAGTTCCCGGGCGGGACGCTGACCGACGACACCAAGCAGTACCTTTACGCGCACGTGGAAAATGCTGATGGGGAGATCCCGAGTGGTTACTCCGCATGGCGTGTGCCCTTGTTCAACTCCCCGAAGAACAACGGCACTCGTAACCCAGCGCCGATTGCTGCGGAAAACCCGGTGCAGAACCCAATGTGGTACAACGTGAACTTTGCGTTGGTGCCGCGTCATGATGTCTCGTTGGATATCACCAACCTGAACATGACGGATATGCCTGCGCGCATTGGTGATACTGCCGAGCTGAATGTCACCGGTCCGTTCCCGGTGACGCCGAACAAGATTGTTTGGAAGAAGAACAACGGCGAGGTCGTCAAGACGTGCGATATCAATAGCGAGGCTGAGGCAAATGCTTGCGAGCTGACCGTTCCTGAAGACGCTGCGAATGGTGATCTGTACACTGCCGAGTTCGTCACTGGCGACGATACTGTGCTGGCTGCAGACTCGTTTACTGTTGTTGTGCCGGTCGTGATGCCTTTTGGTTCGGTGTACGACGAGTACGACGAATTTGACGCGCTTGCGGATCTGCCAGAGGAACCTAACAACAAGGTTAAGAATTCGGAGACGACGTACAAGGCTGAGGGGCTTCCGGAGGGCTTGGAGTTTGATTCAGAGACCGGCATGATCTCTGGTACTCCGGAGAAGGCAGGCACCTCTGAGGCGACTATCACCCGTACAGTCAAGGTGAAGACGACGGTAGACCAGCCGATCTTTGACGAGGACGGTAACCCGGTTTACGTTGACCCGGAAGCACCCGAGAATGAGCGTGTTGTCAAGACGAAGTCGGTTGAGATTGAGGAAGACCGCACGGACAGTGTGACACTGGTGGCGACCATCACCGATACACCGATGGAGGCTGGCTTTGTTGATGCCGAGTATGAGCATGACGTTAAGCCAACTGGTTTTGAGAATCACCCGTTGAAGCTGAAGGTGAAGGAAGACTCCCTTTCGGTCGATCAGGCGACCCTGCCGGCAGGCCTTACCTTTGAGGCGGCGACTGGCAAGGTTACCGGGACGCCGACTGAAGAAGTTGCGGCTGACGAGCAAAACCCGAACGTCACCGTGACCTACACCCTGGTTGACTCCAAGGGTGAAGAGTACGAGGTGACGGATCGTGTGCCGCTGAAGGTAACCACGGCCGTGGCGGATACCGTTGAGCCGGAGTACAAGGACAAGCTCGTTGTTCCTGGTAAGGAGACGAAGTCTTCGCCGAGCTTTACCGACAAGGACGGTAAGGACGTCGAGGTTCCGGCGGATTCGAAGTTTAAGATTCCTGATGACTTCACGGCTCCTGAGGGCTACACCGTTGACATTAATGAGGACACCGGTGAGATCACTGTTACCGCTCCGGAGAAGCCGACTGGCGATACTGTTGAGGAGTTTGATGTTCCGGTTACGGTGACGTACCCGGATGGTTCAGTGGATGATAAGGTCTCCGCGAGGTTTGTCCTCTCCCCGCTTGCGAATGACGTGCACGTCCACCCGATCGTCGATGCGATCGTGACAAAAGGCCAGGCACTCAAGCCGATCGAGGTTCAGGTGGACGGGCGCGGCGCAGAAGGCGCTGAGGTCACCGTTACCGGCTTGCCGGATGGTGTGACCTTCAATGAGGACACCCAGACCATCGAGGGCACACCCACGCAGCTTGGTGAGTCCGAAGTAACCGTCACCGCAACGAACGGTGAGTCGAGCGAGTCCAAAAAGTTCAACATCCGCGTGATTGCCGCCGATGTCGACGACATGGATGGTGACGGTGTCAAGGACACCGATGAGGCCGAAGACGGCACCGATCCGAAGAACCCGGATTCTGATGGCGATGGCCTGACGGATGGTGAGGAGAAGGAGCTCGGCACTGATCCGAACAATCCGGATACCGACGGTGACGGTGTCAAGGACGGCGAAGAGGCCAAGGACGGCACTGATCCGAACAACTCGGATTCTGATGGCGATGGCCTGACGGATGGTGAGGAGAAGGAGCTCGGCACTGATCCGAACAACCCGGATACCGATGGTGATGGCGTCTCTGACAAGGAAGAGCAGGATAACGGCACTGATCCGAAGAACCCGGATTCTGATGGCGATGGCCTGACCGATGGTGAGGAGAAGGAGCTCGGCACCGACCCGAACAACCCGGATACCGATGGTGACGGTGTCAATGACGGTGATGAGGTCAACGACGGCACCGATCCGAAGAACAAGGACACCGATGGTGATGGCCTGACCGATGGTGAGGAGAAGGAGCTCGGCACCGATCCGACCAAGAAGGACACTGACGGCGACGGCATCAACGATGGTGATGAGGTCTCCGGTGACGGCAACAAGTACGACGGTAAGCCGACGGATCCGACCGAGGCTGACACCGATGGTGACGGCATCAACGATGGTGACGAGGTCAATCGTGTTGATGAGGACGGCAACCCGGCTCCGACGGATCCGAATAACCCGGATACCGACGGCGACGGTGTGACCGACGGCCAGGAGAAGATCGACGGCACCGACCCGTTGGATGAGGATGACTACCGCGGTAACAGGAATGATGACGATCGCGACGGTCTGACCAACAACGAGGAGAAGGACGGTTCCAAGAACCCGTGGGGTGAGCCGACCGAAAACGAGGACGGTACCGTTACTTCGAACCCGAAGGATGAGGGTGAGACCAACGGTGCTCCGACGGACCCGGACAACGCTGACTCCGATGAGGATGGCGTTGATGACGGTCAGGAGATCATCGATGGCACGGATCCGAACAACCCGGATACCGATGGTGACGGCATTTCTGATGGTGACGAGAAGAAGGACGGCACCAACCCGCTGGAGAAGGACTCCGATGGCGATGGTCTGACCGACGCTGAGGAGAAGGAGCTTGGTACTGATCCGAACAAGGCTGACACTGATGGCGACGGCATCAATGATGGTGACGAGGTCTCTGGTGATGGCAACAAGTTCGACGGTAAGCCGACGGATCCGACGAAGGCTGACTCCGATGGTGACGGCATCTCTGATGGGGATGAGGTCAACCGTGTTGATGAGGACGGCAACCCGGCTCCGACCAATCCGAACAACCCGGATACGGACGGCGACGGCGTCAATGACGGCCAGGAGAAGATCGACGGCACCGATCCGCTGGATCCGGATGACTACCGCGGGAATAAGGATGACGACGATCGCGATGGTCTGACCAACAATGAGGAGAAGGACGGTTCCAAGAATCCGTGGGGTGAGCCGACCGAGAACGAGGACGGCACGCTGACGTCCAACCCGAAGGGTGAGGGCGAGGACAACGGTGCTCCGACCGACCCGGACAACGCTGATTCCGACAAGGACGGTGTCAACGATGGTCAGGAGATCATTGACGGCACGGATCCGAACAATCCGGATACCGATGGTGACGGCATCTCTGACGGTGAGGAGAAGGCCGATGGCACCAACCCGCTGGAGAAGGACTCTGATGGCGATGGTCTGACCGACGCTGAGGAGAAGGAGCTTGGTACTGATCCGAACAAGGCTGACACTGATGGCGACGGCATCAATGATGGTGACGAGGTCTCTGGTGAGGGCAACAAGTTCGACGGTAAGCCGACGGATCCGACGAAGGCTGACTCCGACGGCGACGGCATCTCCGACGGTGACGAGGTCAATCGTGTTGATGAGGACGGCAACCCGGCTCCGACCAATCCGAACAACCCGGATACCGATGGTGACGGCGTCAACGACGGCCAGGAGAAGATCGACGGCACCGACCCGCTGGATAAGGACGACTACCGCGGCAAGGACTCCGATCGTGATGGCCTGACCGACAAGGAGGAGAAGGACGGCTCCCTTAACCCGTGGGGCAAGCCGACCAAGAACGAGGACGGCACGTTCACCTCTAACCCGAAGAAGGACGGCGAGGAGAACGGCGCTCCAACGGATCCGAACAAGTCGGACTCTGACGGCGACGGCCTGACCGACGGCCAGGAGATCGAGCGCGGCACCGACCCGAACAACCCGGACACGGACGGCGACGGCGTCAACGACGGCCACGAAATCTCCGAGGGCACCGACGCGCTGGACAAGAACTCCTTCCCGAAGGAGCTCGAGAACGGCCACGGCATCATCCGCATCGACGGCTCCTTCAACGGCACTGTCGGCAAGGCGATCGACCCGATCACCGTCTCGGCTATCGGCGTGAAGCCGGAGTTGACCGGCGGCAAGCTGCCGGATGGCCTGACCTTCAAGGACGGCAAGATCACGGGTACTCCGACCAAGGCCGGCACCTTCAAGGTTGCCTTCACCACGAAGGATGAAGAGGGCAAGGTCATCGATACCCGCGAGGTCACCTTCAAGATCTCCGAGGCTGCGAAGCCGGCTGAGCCGCGCGAGGTAAACGAGAAGTGCCTGGCTACGTCCCTCGGCTTTGGTCTGCCGCTGCTAGCACTGATCCCGGTTGGCCTGGCTACCCAGGTTGAGCTCCCGGGTCTTTCCAACATGGTCGGCGACGTCAACGCGCAGCTGCAGAACGTCAACACCCAGATGCAGCAGCAGCTCGGCCTGTTCAACCCGGAGGTTGCAGTCCAGGTGGATGCGATTAACAAGCAGCTGGCTCAGTACGGCACCGATTTCGGTACTGTCGCTGGCGCCCTGGCTCTGATCGCGGCTGGCATTCTCGCCGGCACGATCATCTACGACGCGTGTGCTCCGGAGGGCTCCCAGAGCTCCGTGAACGAGCTGCGCCTCGAGGGTTCCTCCGGCAAGACCTACGCCGGTTCCTCCAAGAAGGAGGAGAAGGCGGTGAAGCAGGGCTCTTCTGAGAAGAAGTAG